TCTAACCAGAAGCATCCCCTTTGGCTGGGACAGCAGGAGTGTGGCTCTGTCTGCAGCCAGACAGTACTTCTGTTTCAACTGCCAGATTTCACTACCAGCTATTCAGAAGGCTGGTGGTAGGCAGGGGTAATGTGCATCTCCTACAGTCAGCTCATCTCCTCATAAAGCAAGAAGAAGTCCCTTACGGAGGAATGATCATGTGTTCACAGGTGTTCTTAGCTTCATCATCTTCTTTCATGTACATGCTGAGCAAaatatgtttggttttggtttgtttttagggtgtttttttgttgttgttgtttggtttttgtttgtttatttttattttttaatttatttttatttttgttagtgGACATACCTTGAGACAGAGGGAGTTTTATGTAGCAAATTGTCTTACTTGTATTCAACTGTGTTATGTTATGGAAAATGATAACTTCTGTGCATAGACAGACTAAGTAGCATGTCTTGTTCTTGTCAAGAGCATGCAGTGGAGTTTCTGTATTTTATCAGTAGAATGCAGTGTTATCCTTGGCTCTGTTGTACTTACATaacacaggaaagcaaaaaaaaattagatgtcaatttaaaaaggaaaacaacattcAGTAACCTTGTTGATGACCAGATCAGACTGGAAATAAGATAAAGATTGCAAAATTTCATGTCCTTGGTATTTTTCAACTCATATTTTAGCTGTCTATAAAGGTGTATATGAGATGTTGTTGGATTGGTTTGGTCAATTCTTTGGTTCTGCAAACTAGACAGTGCATGATTCAGTGTGCAGGGCCAGACCCTCCTCATTGGCTTTAGGGATTTATTATGTGACTAGCTTTGCTGGAGTTACACCAGGATTGCTTTGATGTTTGAAGCCTGCTGACTTCAGTGAGCTTAATGGCATAAGTAAGAGCTAGAAGAGAGTGAGGAAGTGCACAGACAAGCAGTGTAACAGACACTACCTTTCCTTCAAGTCTCTGTGAGGTACTGATAGGGTAAATGCTGCCAGACAAATGTAGTGTATTGAGAAATGTCTGCTGGTGAGTGTTGGTATAAGTCTGAAAATTACGTTTGTTAAGAAAGAATCACTAATGTCTTTTAGTACGCGAATACAATATTGATTGTTTTCCTCTGTTGTGTTTTTAGGGTCTCATGACTCATTTAGCTTCTACATCGATGAAGCCTCTCCAGTTGGGCCTGAACAGCCAGAGACGGTCCAGAATTTTGTGTCTGTTTTTGGGACTGTGGCTAAGAAGCTGATGAGGAAGTGGTTGGCTACACAGACCATGAACTTCACCAGCCAGCTGGGGGCAGGTATACGGTATTTTGACCTTAGAATTTCCACCAAGCCCAGAGACCCAGACAATGAACTCTACTTTGCTCATGGTTTATTCAGTGCCAAAGTCAAGGAAGGTCTGGAAGAGATCAATGCGTTTCTCACTGACCACCCAAAAGAAGTGGTATTCTTGGACTTCAATCACTTCTATGGAATGCAGAAATACCATCATGAAAAGCTTGTTCAAATGCTCAAAGACACATATGGAAACAAAATGTGTCCTGCTATATTTGCCCATGAAGTCAGCCTCCAGTACCTGTGGGAAAAAGAACACCAGGTGCTGGTGTTCTACCACAGTCCAGTGGCTCTCGAGGTACCATTTCTTTGGCCAGGCCAGATGATGCCAGCTCCCTGGGCAAACACAACAGATCCAGAAAAACTCATTCAGTTCCTCCAGGCATCAATcactgaaagaagaaagaagggcTCCTTTTTTATATCTCAAGTAGTGCTGACGCCAAAGGCTAGTACGGTGGTGAAAGGGGTTGCTAGTGGTCTCAGAGAAACAATCACAGAAAGGTAAGTTTCTGGCAGGTAATGTGTGGactgtgctgaatgtgtgagttggaaatgcttttttttcaaattccttttaaagAAACTCCAGCAGATGTTTCTTCCATGCTACTGTGGGTTAGTCAGAGCTCGAGCAGAATCCTAAAATGTTTAAAGAGAGACACATTGAAGGAGAATCTGGCACTAAAGCCTAA
The Patagioenas fasciata isolate bPatFas1 chromosome Z, bPatFas1.hap1, whole genome shotgun sequence DNA segment above includes these coding regions:
- the PLCXD3 gene encoding PI-PLC X domain-containing protein 3 isoform X1 — encoded protein: MASSQGKNELRFADWMAALPGSIHRTPLTNLAIPGSHDSFSFYIDEASPVGPEQPETVQNFVSVFGTVAKKLMRKWLATQTMNFTSQLGAGIRYFDLRISTKPRDPDNELYFAHGLFSAKVKEGLEEINAFLTDHPKEVVFLDFNHFYGMQKYHHEKLVQMLKDTYGNKMCPAIFAHEVSLQYLWEKEHQVLVFYHSPVALEVPFLWPGQMMPAPWANTTDPEKLIQFLQASITERRKKGSFFISQVVLTPKASTVVKGVASGLRETITERALPAMMQWVRTQKPGESGVNIITADFVELGDFISTVIKLNYALDEGEDDTT
- the PLCXD3 gene encoding PI-PLC X domain-containing protein 3 isoform X2 — encoded protein: MASSQGKNELRFADWMAALPGSIHRTPLTNLAIPGSHDSFSFYIDEASPVGPEQPETVQNFVSVFGTVAKKLMRKWLATQTMNFTSQLGAGIRYFDLRISTKPRDPDNELYFAHGLFSAKVKEGLEEINAFLTDHPKEVVFLDFNHFYGMQKYHHEKLVQMLKDTYGNKMCPAIFAHEVSLQYLWEKEHQVLVFYHSPVALEVPFLWPGQMMPAPWANTTDPEKLIQFLQASITERRKKGSFFISQVVLTPKASTVVKGVASGLRETITERALPAMMQWVRTQKPGESGVNIITADFVELGDFISTVIKLNYALDEGDKE